The following DNA comes from Bacillota bacterium.
TATAAATGCATGTCTTCTTTGAGATATACTTGGCCGTGTTTCTCCTCCGCATCATTGTTCATCAGATTCCCCCCTTTCAGAAGTTTTTCCTTGTTCAAAAAGGCCAGAAAGAGATTGGCTTGCAGCAGGCGGCGTGCCATTTCCAATTCCTCATAACCCTTATTGGGACGCTGTATGCTGGTTGAATCAAAATTACTCGTAAGAAATATTTTTGCCAGGGCGACAAATTCCCGGATGAGCGAGCTGTAAGATATCGCCCGGCGGTGCAACAGGGACTGGTAGATATGCAGCAATTTTTTGAATTCCTCGTTCTGGCCTTTGCGCAGCGGAATCAGACGGTAGAGCGCTGTCAGGTCGAAATGCCAGCGATCCCTGCCCAGTAGTCCAGCAGCGCGGTTGGTAAGTTTGTAGGCCTCTTTGAGCAGATGGTTGATCCAGCTGGGAGAAACATCACGCACCAGAGCATGGATACGAAATTCACTCTGGTTTTTCTGGTAAAAGAGAAAATTTAGCAGGGCGATATCTTCCCCGGGCAGATCATCGAGATAATCAGCCAGCCTGGTTTCAAGCCCATCACTTCCCCCGATCTTGTCTAGCCAGGCAGTGGTGTCGACCAGACCGTTAACCCGGTCGAGAAAGAGTTCCGACCAGGATCTGATATCGGTGCTTTCAGGGGCAACACCTGTCAAAAAGGCCGGAACGACCATGAATTGCAGCGGGCCGACCCTTAGGGACATGTGTTGCGGCAAGAATTTTTCAGCCAATTGTAACCCGTAATAGCATTTTCCGCAGGCAGTAAAATTGCGTGAAAAATCTTGCAAGCCCGAGGCGAAACCTATCTTGTCGGTAATATAATATTTTAGAAAATCGAGTGTGGCAAAGTTATCGGTTACCGGGCGGTCGGTGGCGCCACAGATCGAGCAGACCTGCTCGGTGGCAGCATCTACATTTTCTTTGGTTCCCGTTTCAAGGTAGGGCGGCTCCTTGCTTTGCATGATCGCCTGATCATAAGTCCGATCTACCGCCAGCGGGCGGCCGTTGTAAGCCAGCGTCCAGAGTACGGCCTGCGGGGCTTTCAGATTTAGCTCGGTCAACAGCTTTTTTTTCAAGGCCGTTGAAACTTCAGCCAGAACTGCTTTTGGTTTCTCCTTTTTTTCATGCCAAGCAGCGTTGATGAAGCCTGACTCCAAAAGGCTTAGCTTTTCAACATCCAGTATGGGATTCCGGTTCGGCAGGGAGGTATAAAAAGAGTGGTGCAATTGGCTCAGATCCTTGTAAAGGACGGTGTTCTCAAGGCCGATGTTTTTCAAGTATTCCAGAAGGTTGAACACGTTTGAACCCACCAGATAATTCAAATTGTCCGTGGTCAGGTAGGTCTGCGGACGGTTGCCAACCATATTGCCTATCCAGCGGTAACGGATGCGGATATCACGGTCAACTTCAATCGGCGAAGGTATCAACTGCAATTTTTCTGTCCCATCACGAAGATCAAGCTGGATAAGGTAAACTTCTTTATCTTTCAATTTCTGCACTGGTTTTACCAGTGTTGCCAGGGGATCATCTTCCTGTGAAAGTGACCGGCCAAATCCGGCAATTGCTTCCAACATCCTTATTACCTCCATTTTTGGTTTGATTAAAATAATGATAAAAAAAGGCATAGCATAATTATACGTGAATCTTCTGTTATAGAGACAGGCAACAAGTTACCGTTTTGATTGGTAAAAAGTTACCAGGTTTAAAAATCAAGTAAAGCTCCCAGTGCCGGTATCAGATTTTTTGTGTTATTTCTGATAGTTCCTGATGATGCTGCGTTGGTGTTCATGGCACAATGAGCTATATCGTTGCGTAAATTCAATAGCATATTCCATATATGGGCGATACTGTTTGATTGTGAATCCTTTTCATACCAGTCGGGAAGCACGTTACAATTTTTATCATTTTGTTTCCGGAAGGTAACTTTTGCTATCAGCCCCAATTCTTTTTCGACCGCAAGCCGTTCATTTCTGTTACGCCACTTTTCAAGTCTATTGGCTTTCAGATATTTAGTGGGACCCAGAAAACTAAGGCCAACCATTTTTTTCCTCGATTTCAGTTTATTTTATTCAAGCAGGGAACAGCAACCATATCCCTGCGAGTTCTTTGCGCCCAGCCCCGCTGCAAGGGCGGTCTCCAACAGGGAGGGGGCGCCCCGTAGCTCGTATATTCCCATCCAACCCTTGACTATAAAACCTTTGTAACGGGTAATTTTGTGATCCTTTTCGGTTACCTCAAGGGGCCTTATTGAAAATTCCTCGGAAATCGGGGGGCTTCCATGGATCAAGAGATGTTTTTTGAGCAGGTTGGCACCAACAAGCTCACCGAAACGAGGCTCGAACGGAGAAAAATAATAGGTGTATTTGCGGCCACTCGAGGGGGGAAGGGTACTGTAAATTGTCATCGGTGAGAGCATACGTACATGTACAGAATCTGTTTTGACCCGGGGCTGTGCCGTGGAAATTTCTTTTACGATCAATTTTGCCGATCCGATGTGGACCTTCCCCTGACGCAGAAAACCGGTGCCCAATTCCTGCAGAATGAAGGGAATTGGTGAACAGATAACCAACTCCAGGGGAGGGGCCATTATGAGCTTTTTTTTGACCTGATCAAAACGTGTTTTCTGTCCCATCAGACGCGAAAAAGAAAAAAGCTTGAAACGCCGTTTTTCCAGCTGAAAACCATGTTCGTGCAGATAGCGCCCCAGAAGCGGATTTTCCATCCCATGGTAGATCATCCCTTGGATAAGATGGCCGTAATGTACTGGTAATTCTACCTGTCCAGGCGCATCAAAAAATAAAGTTAAGAGCATAGGGTCACCTCAAAAAACAAATAATTTTCCGCATCAAGGCTTTTCCTCTTCAAGGACGGCACGTATAGCTTCTATTATGGGTGCGTTTTTTTTGTTTGGTTTGTTCCATTGCTTTTCACGATAAACCTGATACCAGTGTTCAAGTAGTTGCGCAATTATTTGCTGGTCAGCAGGAGGGGTTTCTTCTGACTGCATCCTGGACAACCATTTATTTTTAATGGCTTGCAAGAATTCATCTGTATTGTACCGATCCTTGACCATCTCTTCAGCAATCGGACCGGCTAACTTTGCGGGGATTGGCAGTATCTTTTCGGCCTCTTCTTTTTTATACTTGAGCATGGTTGATTTCAAATTGTTTTCTGTTTGTTCACAGCGAATGAAACGGCCGTAGCCAGCCGCAGTTTTTGCACCGGCTCCGATGTTTTCCAATGCCTGTTCCATCCATTGAAGAACTTTCTCCAGGTCGGATCCGTTTCTATCATCGGTTCTATTTCTCGGTGCAACAGAAAAAAGAAAAGGTTGCCCCGTATTGACGGTTATAAAAGGGATCGGATTGGGGTTCTGCCAATCGCCGGGAACTTCATCTCTACTGTAATATCCTTGATAGTGTGGTGTCATTACATCGGCAACAAGCCGAACCGGTGTAACAGGAAGAGCATCGAAGAAGATTACACTACCTACGTTTTTAATAGATTCATTTTTGTCATCATTTCCCCTTGGCCCGAAAATGCGGTTGATATCATTTTCTGAAGGACTATCAAGCCATTGCTCGACCCATGCTCTGACCAGGCCTTTGACAGAAGAACCGGGTAGGTATGGGACTCCCAGGGTGTGGTGCCAGGCCATTCCATTTTCAATGGGATTGTTCAATCCCAGACCGATGGTAAAACGCCAAAGCGTTCTGTAACAGCTAAAAACACCCTCCATAAAATCGGTCAGCTCAATCAATCTTTTCGCCGCTTCATCAAGTAGTGTCCCGTTTCCCACGGGTTTTTTACTGATTTTTTCAATAAATTCGAGTTTACCTCTATCTGCAATGGTCCAACTATTATCCCAGAAATTACAGTATTTATTGAACAATAGTCCGGTGTTGCCTCTGTTTAGCTCAATCAAATTTATACGTTCCCGCTCATATTCTCCTGGCAACTGGTATAGTGGTAAAGTCATTTCGTCACCCCTGATCCATTATTGACTTTTTTCCGGTATTTTTAAGTAGAGCTACCGCAAATTTTTTGTACCATTCCAAATAACCTAAAGCTTCTGCCTGTGCCAGAAGATAAGTTTTGCGATTTCCTTTGGTAATAGCGGTTAGAAGATCCTCATCATGAGGATAAGGCGCCGAGGGGTCATTGCGACAAAGCCATTCTTTGATAGCATTGTAAACTGTCATATGAGGATCATCAAAATTGCCTTTTGCCTGAGCCCGTAGTGTGGCAGCTGCCTGGCCCAATCCGTTAATAAGTATTGATGCGGGTGCATTTTCGGCATAAGCAACTATTTTATCCCGATCTTCGCCTTGGTATTTTTTTTCTGCTGCCTCGATCTTTTCCAAGGCATGTTTGGCTCGCTGCTGCTGCATGCTTTGAATTCGATTGCTCAATCTGATACACCTCCATAGATAAATGTTATGGCAGTCCAACCTTGCCCAATAGTCTCGTTGCCGCCAATCTGCAGGTAGGGATACTGGTCAAAAAAATCCGTTAAAGCGTTCAGGTGATCCTTTCCTCCGGGACGAGCTGCAAACAGGGCATAGAAGAGGGTATCAGTCGGTACTGTTTCTTCATACCAAAGATTCTGGCTGATTTTTTGCTTGTCCAGTAGGTTACGCGCATTTACAGATAAAGAGTACCTGGCAAAATATGAAAACTCATCATTGCTTACCACTACCAAGTTTTCAGCGAGGCGTTCCTTTATCGTGGAATGTCTGATCATCGGTTTGATCGCTTCGGCAAAAGGGACAGTTCCCGATCCTGATTCGATTATTTCAAAATGAGCATCCTCGAGGTATAGCCTTCCTTTCCCGGTGGCAATTGCTTCTCCCTCTTTTAAATCGGTTATAGCCGTGATATCGATTGTGCCGACCGATACCCCGGCCAAAGCACAGTCGCGTTGATAACGTTCCAGCAGATAGGGGCAGGTTACCCATTTATAGTGGCTGTTCAAAGAACGCACCGGTAGAAGTAGCAGGCGACCGTCGGAAACCGCGACGCAACCGGCATGTTTTTGGCTACCGAAGACCTGTTCCATGTCAATTTCTGAATTGTTGGTTATATTGTGTTGTTCAACAGTATCTTTTAGTGCGCCTTTCAGGCTGGAACCTACGATGACCGGATAATCGGTAGTTTTCTCGCGGGCTACCGGCAGATCGACCACTCCGCTAACCTGTCCGGTCCCGGGGTGTAAATTGGTTTCTGCAAACATTCCCATTATTGCACTGGCCATATTCAATCAACCTCCCATTTTCCAATTAATACTTGACCATAACCAAGAGAGTGGGACCCTTCATTACCAACATGGCATCCATGAAGGGCTTCTATTTTTTCTTTATCTGTCGCTGCGGCTTCAAAAAACCAGGTGCTGCCAGGGGGCAGGCATGGTTGCAGTGGGCGAGGTTCGTTATTTGCCAGATCCCATCCTCCATGGAATTGCGGCTTGCCGATACAGGCACTGACACACCTGCCTGGAGCATTGGCGGGGCCTTCCCGAACAAGGAGTTCAAGCTGATCTCCATCGGAAAAAACAGATTGAGTGATCAGAGAGATAGTATAACGGATCTGCCCATCCTTTGTTTGCTTTAACGAGGGGCATGGGGGAAGCAGGTTTCGGTAATCATCAAGGGTAATAGAGTTGATTTCGATTCCTGCCAAGCGCCCTTCCCCGCCCAGGGGAACCACTCTCTGTTTTATTTCGGGCCAATCGGGGGGTAACCCCTGAATGATGACACGTATTTTTAAATAGTACTCCGGCCGGATATGTCCGATGCGGTATAGGTTATGATCTTCGGCAGTTCGGGTTCCGGCGTTGCGTTTTAACCCTACACGAGGTTCCACACTCCACAATGATTCCTGGAAATATGCATCGTCTGTAGCAGGGGCTTTTCCTTTGGCAACAGAACTGTAGCCTGAACGGGTAAGGTAGAGATTTCCCGAATGGTGGGCTCCGTCCAGTTTTTCTTTTTTCCTGGGCAGGCAAACGTCTGGACCGAGGTCGCAGACGCATGTTTCGCCAGGTATGAGAAAAGTGGTTTTTATTGACTTCGGATCCGTTTTTGAATTGACCCCAGGCATCTTTTTGATTAATAGATTCAATGGTGCCGGAAAAAGGAGCTTTTTATCCCATACCAGGTGTGGTCCCAACAGAGATAAAAGACCCAAATTTGTATTGTCACCAAGTTCATCGGGCCAATTTTTATTTTGGCCGGGCCACCACCCACGAGCATTGGCCAGGGTGCTGCGGATCGCGCCTTGAAGAGTGCTTATGGGCGGGGGAAAGTGACTGATGATCCGGCTGTGTCCGCCTTCACCGGCATGGAAAGGCTGCCCGGTACGGAAAAATACAGTATCGATCAAAGTAAAATCCCAACATTGGAGGTTCATCGTTCCACTCCTTTCTCCAACAGGAATTTTATTAAAAACAGGCTCTCGAGCTGCAACCTTTTTTTATCCTTGCATATTTTGCCTTCCTCATCCCTCCAGTAGTGATGACAGAGTTCCAGCAATTGACGCATGGTTTTTTCAGCCTCAGTGTGATCTGTATCCGAGCCGCGGCTTTTAACATATTCAGCTGTAAGCAGTGCGTTCAGAACTGAATTTGAAAATGTTGATAAATCTATATTCTGGGTAGTGAATAATGCCAACCGATATTGAATATTGTAGAAAAAACTATTGCTGAATTCTTTAAACTTTTCTTCATCAGCAGTTGCTTTCCCGAAATGTTGGATATATGGCAGGAAGTTATCTACAATTATTTCCCAGGGGGCGGACCAGCTCAACACCTTGCCCACACTTTTCCAGACGGTTATGGCGAGGCTGTCCCGGCCGGTTTTAACCTTGGCGACTTCCGAAAGTAAACGCTGTCCCTCGTGGTACACTTCGGTGAGCGGTGTGGCAAAATGGGCATAAACAATTGCTCCGGAAATAGTGGCCAGGGATATATTATTAGCAGCGAATGCTTCAAGGTAAGCAGTGCGCAATCTTATTGCTGTTGTCAATGCATTTTCCAGGGGTGTCAAGGCAAGGACGTCGTCACCACCAGCGAAAACAGTGATTCCATTGCCTTCTTCAACGAGTAATTGCACCTGCTGACTGAACATATTCAAAGACTTGCTGATCAGATTTGTATCAGTTTGATGTTTTTGTAGCAGCGCGCCGAGCCTATCACCATCCATAAGGAGCAGGGCATAGAATGGCGAAGAGGGAGCGGCAAGATCTTCAAGCTTTTCTATCAGCTTTTTTCTGGTTTCTTCCGTATCCATGGAAGAGCTTGCCCGCCCATTCCAAAGATTCGAATTCTCAAGGGCGGCTTTGAAAAAACAATTACCGTCAAGAGAAGCGAACTCCCGGGCGTGGGGATGATCGGAAACCTCTTTTTTTAGAATTGGAAATATGTCCGGATTTTCACGACCCCTAGCTTCCGGAAGGTTAGAGGCAAGGTTGGCAAAAGATCTAGCTTTCTCGGCTTTGTCCTTGACCACTTTGGCGATCCAGTTAACGGCTGCGAGATAGGGAGTAGAAGGATAATTGATGGGGGCTTCTTTAATTATCTCCCTGGCAACGTGCGGAAAAAGCCGTTTTATCAAAGCGATGGAACAGAGCCGTTCATTTTCATCCAGATCATAAAATATACCCGCCTGACTTTGCTGTCGTATGGATTTCCAGAACCCATCTTGTTTTTCTTTCTCATGTATGCGTAAATAACCTGATAGTTCCTGAAGATCGCCGAAAAGGGTACACTTGTCACCGGGTTCAACCGGGGGCAGATGGCTACGCCAATTTTTGCGCTGATCCAGTGCGCCGGCATCTTCGCTCAAGACCCAGTTTATTTCCCAGTAATTATCGATCTGCCTCTCCCATATTTCTGTGGTCAGGTCCCCCTGCCCACTTTGCTCGGCGAGGTATCGTTCCCAGATTATTTCAGCTATCATCTGCCAATTTTCTTTTATTGCTTCCTTACATACAACCGGAGCAAAACCTGCCGGAACCTTGGCGCGGAAACGGTTTGGCAGTGTAGCCACAATGTTGCTGTAGCCGTTGATACTGGTTGTTTTTCCTTCTCTACGGTCCATGATCATCTGCAAAAGCGGGTCGGTGATCAACTTTTTGCTTTCCGCGACAGCAGGTAAAACTAGACTGCCTCCTTCTTCAAGAACTACTGCCATGGCTTGTCCCGCAAGGAAGGAGAGCAAGAAGGAGCCTGTCCAGAAATCGCGTGTCTTTCGTGAGCGGGAAATAAAGCTCTGTACTGGCCCCAAGGAGAAATTCAAGGTTTCTATTTTGCTCATGGCCAGACCACCACCTTGCTGCGCCTGAAAGCCGGTCGGTTAATGAAGTTGGTGACATTGTTGTAATCTACGTTGCAGTCCACGGTTGTTCTGTTGTGTCGTCCCGAAGAAATTTCGATTTTTACATCCCGTGGAAGAAAGACAGCCGGAAGCAAAGTTAGAACTGCCGCAAAATGATTTTTACCCAGGGCATGGATATGGATAAAAAGGGGGCTGGCACGACGATTATATTCTTTACTAGCAGGGCTTATACCGGCTTTGTCCCTGGTGGATATAAAGAAATAGTTATGAGGGAGCCCGAATACTACCCGCCTTGGATGTGTATCTATTGAATTCCCCCGACAAAAACCCAACATCAAATCGTGGTCATCTGCAAAATTTTGTTCTGCTTCTGTATCGTCCGGTAGCACATGTTTGCCTTTATTATTTTCCCTGCCGTAACTTCGATAACAAAGCATTTCATAACCTATCCTGTTCAGGACCTCAAGTGCATCAGATCCGGTAAGGGCTATCCAAACGCGGCTATACCTGCTAAATGCTGAATACTCAGGCAATGCATCATTACTATTGTCAACTTTGATCTCGCGTAGCAAGGTTTGTAAACATGTACCAAGATCTTCAACAGTTTCAGGCATTTTCCAGAATTTATTTCCGTTGCAGGCTATGGATTCGAGTGAAAGTGAACCAAAACCTTTGCGAGAACGTGCCCCGGCCGCACCAAACAGGCCAAGTGCCTGCAAAGCAAGTGGTAAAAAGTGGGCGGCCTCTTCCGGTATTCCCTTTTTTGTTCGAATCTGCAGGGTAAAGCGACCACCTGGCTCTAGATGAGGACGCATAGCGTTACCCCTTTGGTCTATTACACCGTACCCCAGATAGCGTATTCCATTAAAATTTAGCCAGCTGCTCTCTTTTTTTTCGGATAACCCTTCTTGATCTCTTATCGTTAACAGAGTAGATGACTGACCTTTAGTGCTACCAAAAACAATGTTCTCTAGACTCTTTACCGTGGACCATTTGCGTAGCTGGGCCAGTGCTATTGCCCGAAACCAGAATCGTAATAATCCTTTTATCGAGGACGGTCGAAGTTCTGCATGTTTGTTCGGGTTTGCTCCTCCCAAAAACAGGGGAGTTGTTACCCGGTAGGTTGCATCCCAATTCACGGTTTAGATACCTCCAGTCTCTTTAAAAAGTATTCAAGATATTTTTTTTGCTATCATCACCTTTTTTCCCTCGCTCGTTCACGCATAACCTGCAGGTTAAGGATCTCGGCGGGCTCGAACCGAGGGGTAATTTCACCGGCGCCTGGACGCAGACGAAGTATTGATGGAAAATGGCCGATCCGGCCGTGCAACTGTGCCAGCAGGGCCGCTGCGCTGTAGTTCAGAGAAGGCAAATTGATCAGCAGCGGTTCTGTCTGCCATTCCCGCGGGCTCAGTCCGGCATGGTCCAGCATTGCTTCGATCTGTGCTTCGATAGGTTCGCCGGGATCGATCTGACTTGGTATTTCGGTCACACTTGTTATTTCCAGGCCGGCGAGAACCTCTATTCCGTCCAGTTGGCTTTCGGTGAACGGATGGGCAAAATTCAGGATCTGCATTATCACAAATCTCCCTTTGGTTCTTTCATCGTAAAGTAGGGTGAGAAACGGGCAATCAAGACATTACGATCCACGCTGTAATCAGGAAAATTCAACCATTCACGCAGTTTGTCGTAGATGTTGCACAACTGGTTGGCGACTGTTTGTACCCCTTTTCCCAGTGTGGAAGCAATGGAGGAATTTTCAAAACCCTGGCAGGCCAGGCGGGCCACCTTCCGCTCGGCGGGGGTCAACCAGTGCCGGATGAATTCATCCTGCCGTTTTTCTTCTTCTTTTTGTGTAAGCCTGTGATACCAGGACAGCACTTCTTGAGGATCATCAAGCTCGGTCACCGTTTGCATCAGAGTTCCAGCTTCCTTCCAGCGAAGAAGCGGTACCGGAACCAACAGGACCTGCTCACCGTTGACAGCGTGAAGGTGACGGTTGACACCGGGCCGCCAGCCTTCCGTAATCAGATACCAAACCCGATCATCAGGACCGAATAGGAGTTGGGCTACGGTCATGGCTATTACCCCCATTACCTTGCGGCCACCGGAAATGCAGAGGTGAAGGGGGCATCCCTGTTGACGCACCTTCCTGATTACCGAATAAAAGGTTCGCAAGAGTGCCCGCAGGTCATCTTCAGTTTTAAAATCCTTCACTGCAACGTCTCCGGTGGATATTGCTCTGGTATGAAAAGAGAGATCCGGGTAGTACCCTGTTTCAAATTCGGCTTCAAGAACGGCCAGAGCTTCCCTTATAGCGGGGTATTCGGTGTATAAAACGGTAACTTCTTTGATCTTTTTCCCCCTGTCTATAAGGGCATCCAATGCGAGGGTTACTACCTGCGGCTCAACACCGAGAGTGGCAATCATTGTTTCAGGTTTGTTTTCCAGGCCCATCCGGAGAACCTCCTCGACACATTTTACCAAATTGTGATCGTTGTGGCAATCATCGACATTAAAAATGGAAAAGATGCCCATTCAAATTATCTGGTTACACTATTGGCTTTGAAAGATATTTTTAAAAAATAGCTTAAATACCAGGCGTACGGATGCCCGGTGGACCTGTTATATTTTTAGTAAATCCATTCTTCGCCGCCTTTCTGTATGCCGATTGATTTTCGTTCCGTATATTTCCGGCTACCCAGTATGTAAAATAGCAGTGAATCTTCATCCTCAACAATTATTTGATTCAGTTCGGAGAGCAGGGAGCGAAACGTTGCTTCCGTAAGTTCACCTTCAAGGACAGAATTCTGGACCCAGGTAAGGTAACGACGAGAAATCTTCAACACCTTGGCAACCCGCTTTACATTGATGTCATAGACCAGAATTACATACATTTGTTTATTCTTTTCACCTCACTTACCAACGGCTGACAAAGGGCTGGTATACTTGTTCGCCGATCAGATGTTTTTCCAACTTGTAGATTTCCATTCTGATCAATGTCTGGTAACTGACGTTACGTTTGAGCTGCCGATGATAAAAGGTGCTCATCAATTTATCTTCAAATTCCTGCACATAGACTTTACGCCCCTTGTCTTTTAACAGAACGGCTCCCCCGTGTTTTTCAAAATCCCTTTCTGTTAACATTCTCTTACCTATCAGGTTGAAAAGCACCCTGTCGGCCAGTATCGGTTTAAAAATTTCCGCAATGTCCAGATTCAATGTAAAGCGGCGAAAGTTGGTAGCATGCAAGAAACCGATCCGTGGATCAAGATGAGTCTTGTAAATTTCGGTTAATACTTTCATGTAGACAAGGGTGTTTCCAAAGCTGATCAGTGCGTTTAGCGGATCTTCGGGCGGGCGTTTGCTGCGCCCCTGAAATAAAAAATTTTGTTCGGTGAGGATTTGATTGAATGATTCGTAATAATGGGCCCTGGCATTCCCTTCAAATGCCATGAGTTCTTCAATGCTTTTAGAATCTGCACTTTTTTTGGAAAGAGCGGTTATGGCCAAAATTTGTTTTTCAACATCCTTGCCCCGGTTTTGATAGTAGCGCAAGACCTGCAAAATGTTGGCCAGAGCTCCACTTACAAATTTTTGTGCAAGTTTCAAACGGCTTGGATAATCAAGGTAATGTTCAGTTTGTTTCAGGATCATGTAGCCGGAATTGTAATGTTCGCGGGGATAGAAGCTGCCGATATAGTGGCCATGGTAGCCCAAAAAATGCAGTATGACCTCATTTTCGTGAAGAAATTCCAGCAACTTTTTGTTAATATCCACTTCGCCAAAAATAAAGATGTCACGGATACTGGTAATGGGGAAATAACGGGCTTTTTCCGAAGTTTCAACAAAGATCGTATTCCCCTTGCGTTTTAAACGGCCACTTTGAAAGAGATAAAGGGTTTTATTCATGATTCGCTCCTCATTGATTTTAATTTACTGGCTGGGAAGGCCGGACATTCAGGGTTTAAAGGGGGAAACCCTTTCGGCCTAAGCCCAGCACAATTCAGCATAAGCGCACTTTGAACACAACTTGATCTTCTCGGGAGGCGGGGGATATTCACGATTCAACAGAGCGGTAATTTCAAATTTGATCTGTGCAACCTGTCGTGACAAGGTTTCATCAAGAAATAAACGTTCCTTGCGTCGCTCTTCAGGAAAAAGCAGTTCTCCTTCAGCTTTTATTCCCATGGCCTCCAGTTCGTGCAGATAGAAGGCCAACTGCAATCTGGCCGCTTCCCGGGCACGGGAAGATTTTTTAACCTCCCCGATGACTAGTTGCTTGTTGCCGCGGCGAATCAGATCCAGGCAGAGGTGTC
Coding sequences within:
- a CDS encoding CRISPR-associated protein Csx14; the protein is MIATLGVEPQVVTLALDALIDRGKKIKEVTVLYTEYPAIREALAVLEAEFETGYYPDLSFHTRAISTGDVAVKDFKTEDDLRALLRTFYSVIRKVRQQGCPLHLCISGGRKVMGVIAMTVAQLLFGPDDRVWYLITEGWRPGVNRHLHAVNGEQVLLVPVPLLRWKEAGTLMQTVTELDDPQEVLSWYHRLTQKEEEKRQDEFIRHWLTPAERKVARLACQGFENSSIASTLGKGVQTVANQLCNIYDKLREWLNFPDYSVDRNVLIARFSPYFTMKEPKGDL
- the cas2 gene encoding CRISPR-associated endonuclease Cas2 codes for the protein MYVILVYDINVKRVAKVLKISRRYLTWVQNSVLEGELTEATFRSLLSELNQIIVEDEDSLLFYILGSRKYTERKSIGIQKGGEEWIY
- the cas1b gene encoding type I-B CRISPR-associated endonuclease Cas1; amino-acid sequence: MNKTLYLFQSGRLKRKGNTIFVETSEKARYFPITSIRDIFIFGEVDINKKLLEFLHENEVILHFLGYHGHYIGSFYPREHYNSGYMILKQTEHYLDYPSRLKLAQKFVSGALANILQVLRYYQNRGKDVEKQILAITALSKKSADSKSIEELMAFEGNARAHYYESFNQILTEQNFLFQGRSKRPPEDPLNALISFGNTLVYMKVLTEIYKTHLDPRIGFLHATNFRRFTLNLDIAEIFKPILADRVLFNLIGKRMLTERDFEKHGGAVLLKDKGRKVYVQEFEDKLMSTFYHRQLKRNVSYQTLIRMEIYKLEKHLIGEQVYQPFVSRW
- the cas4 gene encoding CRISPR-associated protein Cas4, with the protein product MVQAYMVCPRQAWLASRQICPDEDNVYLALGRLIDQQSYGREKKEIRLGHLCLDLIRRGNKQLVIGEVKKSSRAREAARLQLAFYLHELEAMGIKAEGELLFPEERRKERLFLDETLSRQVAQIKFEITALLNREYPPPPEKIKLCSKCAYAELCWA